In a single window of the Candidatus Eisenbacteria bacterium genome:
- the aroC gene encoding chorismate synthase, whose protein sequence is MANTLGHLFRITTWGESHGGGVGVVIDGCPPLLDIDEREIQTELDRRRPGAGGAVSARNESDTLRILSGVREGKSLGTPILLLVENVDARPEDYEDLRDVYRPSHADFTYEAKYGIRDWRGGGRASARETVGRVAAGAVARKVIESAGIRVIAYVRSLHDVEAKIDPERVRAPEVERSPLRCPDPEAERRMQVLLEEIKESGDSLGGVIECAARNVPPGLGEPVFDKLDADLAKALLSIPAVKGFEIGSGFAASRLKGSEHNDQFELRDGRIRTATNRSGGVQGGISNGENIVLRVAFKPTATIAKMQKTVSRNGNITEIRPRGRHDPCVLPRAVPVVEAMVALVLADHLLRQKALRG, encoded by the coding sequence GTGGCGAACACGTTGGGGCATCTCTTCCGGATCACCACCTGGGGGGAATCGCACGGCGGCGGCGTGGGCGTGGTGATCGACGGATGCCCTCCCCTTCTCGATATCGACGAGAGGGAGATCCAGACGGAGCTCGACCGGCGCCGGCCCGGCGCGGGGGGCGCCGTCTCGGCGCGGAACGAGAGCGACACGCTGCGGATCCTCTCCGGCGTGCGGGAGGGGAAATCGCTCGGTACGCCGATCCTCCTCCTCGTGGAGAATGTCGACGCGCGCCCCGAGGACTACGAGGATCTGCGCGACGTCTACCGCCCCTCCCACGCCGACTTTACGTATGAGGCGAAGTACGGCATTCGTGATTGGCGCGGCGGCGGGCGGGCGAGCGCTCGGGAGACGGTCGGCCGGGTCGCCGCGGGCGCGGTGGCGCGCAAGGTGATCGAGAGCGCCGGGATCCGCGTGATCGCCTACGTCCGCTCCCTCCACGACGTGGAGGCGAAGATCGACCCGGAACGGGTGCGCGCGCCCGAAGTGGAGCGAAGCCCCCTCCGCTGTCCGGACCCGGAGGCGGAACGGCGGATGCAGGTCCTCCTGGAGGAGATCAAGGAGTCGGGGGACTCGCTCGGCGGCGTGATCGAATGCGCGGCGAGGAACGTCCCCCCCGGCCTCGGCGAACCCGTCTTCGACAAGCTGGACGCGGATCTCGCCAAAGCGCTCCTCTCCATCCCCGCGGTGAAGGGCTTCGAGATCGGCTCCGGATTCGCCGCTTCACGCCTCAAGGGATCGGAGCACAACGATCAGTTCGAGCTGAGGGACGGGCGGATCCGGACCGCCACCAATCGTTCCGGCGGCGTACAGGGGGGGATCTCCAACGGGGAAAACATCGTGCTCCGTGTCGCCTTCAAGCCGACCGCCACCATCGCCAAGATGCAGAAGACGGTCTCGCGGAACGGGAACATCACCGAGATCCGCCCACGCGGCCGCCACGATCCCTGCGTGCTCCCGCGGGCCGTGCCCGTGGTGGAGGCGATGGTCGCCCTCGTTCTCGCCGACCACCTCCTCAGACAAAAAGCGCTCCGGGGATAA